A stretch of the Hydrogenobacter sp. genome encodes the following:
- a CDS encoding prepilin-type N-terminal cleavage/methylation domain-containing protein, which produces MKELYQMTGRSARLNSSRGFTLIELLIVIAIIAILASLAIPQYMKYQRKARVSSYAEPIARGCMLDVVAFCTENPSGTINPASLGNCSSTSVTTAGGTVTLTQPGGTCNADGTVPDNTSAVATLAGITDYSAVCFYSATSVRCTIQG; this is translated from the coding sequence CTAAACAGCTCAAGGGGTTTTACCCTCATTGAGCTTCTGATCGTCATAGCCATTATAGCCATTCTGGCATCGCTTGCCATACCTCAGTATATGAAGTATCAAAGAAAGGCAAGGGTAAGCTCTTACGCAGAACCCATAGCAAGAGGTTGTATGTTAGATGTGGTAGCCTTCTGCACGGAAAACCCAAGCGGTACCATAAATCCTGCGAGCCTTGGAAACTGCTCTTCAACCAGCGTAACCACCGCAGGTGGTACTGTGACCCTTACCCAACCAGGCGGAACTTGCAATGCTGATGGTACTGTACCTGATAACACTTCTGCTGTCGCCACGCTTGCAGGCATAACTGATTATTCCGCTGTCTGTTTCTATTCGGCTACTTCTGTAAGATGCACCATACAAGGTTGA
- a CDS encoding prepilin-type N-terminal cleavage/methylation domain-containing protein yields the protein MKRGFTLIELLLVIALLVILASMAIPSYMMYKNKAKVANFALSIASACARDAMADCASRFVDVPTPYNLNGLQNCSNVNTAIGGVTILLDGSYTCAPSGVASGTVKGMLAGVDNYTAVCEFAQNSIRCSIR from the coding sequence ATGAAAAGGGGTTTTACGCTTATAGAACTCCTTTTGGTTATAGCCTTGCTGGTGATCTTGGCTTCCATGGCTATACCTTCTTATATGATGTATAAGAATAAGGCTAAAGTAGCTAATTTTGCCTTATCCATAGCTTCAGCGTGCGCCAGAGATGCTATGGCTGACTGTGCTTCCAGGTTCGTTGATGTTCCTACACCTTATAACTTGAACGGTTTACAAAACTGTTCAAACGTTAACACCGCTATAGGAGGAGTTACTATACTGCTTGATGGAAGCTATACATGTGCGCCAAGCGGTGTAGCGAGCGGTACCGTAAAGGGCATGTTGGCAGGTGTGGATAACTACACTGCGGTGTGTGAATTTGCACAAAACAGCATAAGGTGCAGCATAAGGTGA